AGCAACACTTTTTGATAGATTTTTCAGAAAAAAAATTGAATCTTTAACCATTTTTTGATTATCCCACCAAAGCGACGGACTTACAATTATGTAATCATCAAACAAATAAGGTTTTTTGAATAGAATTTCTGTTGCTAAAAGTCCTCCTAACGATTGTCCGATAATAGTTTTATGAGAATCTGTTTTGTAGTTTTTTTCTATTAAAGGCATCACTTCATTTTCTAAATAGGCTATAAATTTTTCAGAACCTCCATTATTTGGAATTGCTTTTAAATCCTGTTTATCATCACTTGGATACGTAAAATCTCTATATCTTGACTTTCCTAAATTCGAAATTCCGACTACAATAGATTTGGGCAAAATTTCATACATATTCATAAACTGAGTTAATCCTGCAATATGTGGAAAATCCTCATATTGAGAACCATCAAGCACATAGATAACTGGATAAACGATTGCTGAATCTGGATGATAACCTTGTGGTAAATAAATATTCAGAGTTCTTTTTTCTGATAGTTCTTTTGATTCAATTTCTTCAATTACACCAAAAGGAAATACTTGTTTTTCTTGCGCAAAAGATTGAGAAATAATAAATTGAGTGATTAGGATAAAAATTAATGATAAACTGTGCTTTTTCATTTTAGTTGATTGATAAAGTTAAAAATCTTGAGTATATAAAAAGTGTTACTTTTTAATCATAACCGATTTACTTGGTTTGGTCTGTCCTTCTACCACAATTACAAATTCGCCTTTTATTGTTCCTTCATTAGAAAAATAACTTATTATTTCTTCTAAAGTTCCATTTTTGGTTTCTTCATACACTTTTGTAAGTTCACGAGAAACAGACGCATTTCTATCAGTTCCACAAACTTCGGCAAGTTGTGTAAGTGTTTTGATAAGTCGGTGAGGAGATTCGTATAAAATAAAAGTTCGTTTTTCTTCTGCTAGAGCATCCAAATGAGTTTTTCTTCCTTTTTTGTGTGGCAAAAATCCTTCAAAACAAAAACGCTCACTTGGCAGTCCTGATTTTACAAGAGCAGGTACAAAAGCTGTCGCACCTGTCAAACATTCTATATTTAGATTTGCTTTCAAGGCTTCACGAACAAGCAAAAATCCAGGGTCAGAAATGGCTGGTGTTCCTGCATCTGAAACAAGCGCAAAAACACTTCCTTGTTGCATTTGTTCTATCCATTTCTGAACAGTATGATGTTCATTATGAGCATGATAACTCTGTAAAGGTTGTTTTATCTCATAATGTTTTAACAAAACACCTGTCTTGCGTGTATCTTCTGCTAAAATTAAATCTACTTTTTTGAGTGTTTCTAAGGCTCTGAGTGTAATATCTGCCAAATTTCCGATTGGTGTCGGAACAAGGTAAAGCGAAGTCTGATTTTCTATATTTTTTTCTGTATTTTCCATATCACAAAGGTAGAAATAAAGTTAGAAGTATGAAGGCAGAATTTAGAAATCAAATAAAAATCTATACTCATTTTTTAAGAAACTAAAATTTAGTAGAGTCAAAACATATTGCTTTTACTAAAAAGCATATTCAAGTTTAAAAAAAGAAAGAGAAACGACTAAAATTAACTAATTTTGATGCTTATCATAAGTTAAATAAAATTTCATTTAGTTTCTCGTTCTATTTTCAAAGAAAAATCAAATTATGAAACTACCTTTACTTCAATTATCTTTCTTTTCTCATCTTTTCGTTTTAGTCCTTTTTATAGTTATGTCTAGTACACTCTCATCTTGTTCTTCTAAAGAAGCCGTTGATTTAATTGTTCATAATGCAAAAGTTTATACTGTTGATAGCACTTTTTCACAGCAAGAAGCCTTTGCTATTCGTGATGGAAAATTTGTAGAAATAGGTAAAAGTAGAGAAATTTTAAAAAAATATACAAGTGCAAGAATTGTTGATGCTCAAAAAAACTATATTCTCCCAGGTATTATTGATGCACATGCTCATTTATATTGGCTCGGACAAAAACTAGAAGAAGCAGACGTAAGCAAAGCCAAATCATTGGAAGAAGTAATTACTATTTTACAACAATATAGAGAAGCAAATCCAGATAAAAAATGGATAAAAGGCTATGGATGGAATCAAAACAATTGGAGTCCTGCTATTTTACCTACAAAAGAAAAATTAGATGAGGCTTTTCCAGACATTCCTGTTTTTTTGAAACGAATAGATGAACATGTCGCTTTAGTCAATCAGAAAGCATTATCAGAAGCTCGTATCAATCAATATTCCAGAATGCCAAAAGGGGGAACTTTGGGAGTTTATGAAACTAAGGGTGAACAAGGAAAGCTCAATAAAGAACAAGGATTAAAAGGACTAAACGGACTTTTGTACGAAACAGCTATAAACTTAGCAACTGATAAAATGCCTACATTGACAGAGGAAGAAATGAAAAGAGCCTTTCAGGGAGCTGAAAAAGTTTGTTTTCAGAATGGTGTAACTTCGGTAGGAGATGCACTTATGGATAAGAAAATGTTTGAGCTTTTAGATAGCATGCACAGAGAAAAGTCTCTAAAACTGCGTATCTATGCAATGATTGACCCCACAGAAGAAAATCAAGACTATTTTTTAGATAAAGGAACTATCAAAACAGATCGTTTGCATGCAGGAGCTTTAAAACTTTTTGCTGATGGAACGTTGGGTTCGTATGGTGCTGCAATGTTGGAAGCCTATTCAGATAGTGCATCTATGTATGGTGCAATGTGGAGAAGTACAGACGAATATAGACAATTAATCAAAAAATTTGCTGATAAAGGCTTTCAAGTCAATACACATTGTATTGGAGATTCGGCAAATCGTATATTTTTAGATTTATATGGCGAATTTTTGGGAACAGAAGAAAACAAAAATAAAGATTTGCGTTGGCGTATCGAACATGCTCAAGTAGTTCATCATGACGATTTAAAAAAATTCAAGAAATTCAAAATTATTCCTTCTGTTCAGCCTACACATGCTATTTCGGATATGCCTTGGGTAGAAACTCGTTTAGGGAGAGTTCGTATGGGTCATGCCTATGCGTATCGTGAGCTTTATGAACAAAATAATAGGATTGCTTTTGGAACAGATTTTCCAATAGAGGCTGTCAATCCATTTGCTACTTTTCATGCAGCCGTTGCAAGACAAGATGGTTTGGGAAATCCAAAAGAAGGTTTTCAAATAGAAAATGCTGTTACTCGTGAGGTAGCATTGAAAGCCATGACAATTTGGGCAGCTCATGCAGCTTTTGAGGAAAATGAAAAAGGAAGTATTGAAGCTGGTAAATTTGCTGATTTTATCCTTATTGATACCGATATTATGAAAACAGACAACAGACTTTTACGAAATACACATGTTTTGCAGACCTATGTAAATGGCGAGATGGTTTATATTAGTAACTAAATTAGCTTATAGATAAATTTATAATTTAGAGCATAAAAATAGCCTTTTAAATCAATTCAGAGTTGATTTAAAAGGCTTTGTAATTTCTTAGTTTCTTTTATTTTTTGAAATATACTGATAAGTTTAGTTTTTCCAAATCTCAATACATTTGAGTATAATAAATTCTAACTTTTCCCTACCAATCCTTCAATCGGACTTTTAACGACTCTTACTAAATTTCCTTTGCGCTTAGCAATTCGTTCTTTCAAAATCTCTTCAAAAAAATAAGCTACTGAACCCACAGCATAAAAATTGAGATTCAAATCTTTAAATTCTTCTTCTATCCTATTCAAAAATTCGTCAAAAGTAGTAGCTATTAAGTTTCGCACAAAAGAATCATCTTTATATTTGTAAAGAAAAGGAACAAAAGAAGCAAAAAACTCATTTGGTTTTGGTTCTTGATAGGCTCTTTTCAAAACTATTTCTCTATTTAATTTATACTTTTGATAAAACAAATAATGAATTTCTTTAGACAAACGGTTATACAAAAAATCAATAACTAATTTCTTTCCTAAAAATCCTCCACTTCCTTCATCTCCCAACCAAAAGCCTAAATTTGTGAGTTCCTGAGTTATTTTATTTCCATTGTAAAGACACGCATTTGAGCCTGTTCCCAAAATAAGAACGATTCCTTTTTGATTTTCTGAATCATTGTAAGCAGAATGAGCAGCTCCCAAAAGGTCGTGAGCCACTTCTATTTTTTTAGCTTGTGGAAAAAGAGTTTCTAGAGCTGCACAAACAATTTTTCTATTTTCTTCTGTCGAACAGCCAGCACCATAAAACTGAACTTTGGTTACTTTATATAAATACTCTTCCAAATAATCAGATGATTCATTTTGATTTTCAAGATAAGATTTATTGATAAAATCTTTACCTTCTTCTATCATTTGCTGTGTAGAAAGAAAGTAAGGATTCCAACCTCCACTTTTCCAAGTCAGTATTTTTCCATCTTCGGTTTTTAATGCCCAGTCTGTTTTGGTTGAGCCACTATCTGCGTAAAGAATCATTTTTTGGGTTTCGTTTTACTATTTTTTGTAAGTTTATAGCATCAAATTTAGATAAATTATACTATAAAACCTTTTCGTACACTAAAGTGTACGGTACATTTTCGCACCTTAAAAGGTACGCTACAAAAGTACACTTATGCAGAAAACTAAAGAAGAAATTGCCAAAAGTAATAATGAAAATCATAATTATTTTAAATTTTCACCAGGAGAACAAGCTACAAAATGGATACAGTTTTACAAAAAAAATATAATAGCTGTTAATTATCAAAATTTGGGAGTTGGAGATATTTCGACTTATACTTCTCAAGAAGAATTAACGAATGCCATCGATAAATCTTTACATAACAGAACAAATCTGATATGGAACTTGTGGCTCTTCAAAGACGCAAATATTGGCGATGTGGTTTTTGCAAATGAAGGTGTCAATAAATGTATCGGAATTGGAATTATAGAAAGCAATTATTTTTATGATGAAAATACAAATGAAGATGGATTTAATCATATCCGAAAAGTAAAATGGATTACGAATAAAACATACCAACATACAGGAAAAAATGGTAGGCTTTTTCGTCCAGATACATTTAGTCCAACCAACAATTACAAAATTATTTTAGAGCAATATCTATTGAAATATCCTGAACTGATAGAGATTTTTGAAAAGTATAATCTACCAGTCAATATAGATATAGCACAAGAATTAGATGAACAAAACGAATACGAAGAGCAAAAAAACGAAATAGAAAATGAAAACTATTGGTGGCTCAATGCAAATCCAAAAATTTGGAGCATTAGTGAAAGCAAAGTAGGAGATACTCAAACCTATACAGCACTTACAGATAAGGGACACAAACGAAATACATACAGAAACTTTGAAAATGTAAAAAAGAAAGACATCGTTTTAGGATATGAAAGTACGCCCACAAAGCAGATAAAAGCAATTTATGAGATTACGAAGCCTTTGCACGAAATAGAAAATGAAAAACTCATTGAATTTAAACTCATCGAAAAACTAGAAATTCCTATTAGTTGGAAAGAGCTAAAAAATAATGAAGAATTAAAAGACTGTCCTGTTTTGCGTAATAATCAAGGAAGTTTGTTTGAAGTCAGTAAGCAAGATTACAAAATTATTAGAGCTATTATAGAAGAGAAAGAAGAAATAGAAAGGCAGTTAACTAAAAAGGAAAATATCAAAAAATATCACTTCCTAGAAGACAAAGACAAACCATTCATCAGTGAAGAACAATTTCTTCAAACTGTAGAAATTCTGAAAAGAAAGAAAAATATCATTCTGCAAGGCGCAGCAGGAGTAGGAAAAACATTTATTGCTCGCAAACTTGCCTATCAGATTATGGGAGAAACCAATAATCTCAATATCGAAATGGTACAGTTTCATCAATCGTATTCTTATGAAGATTTTATACAAGGACTTCGACCAACAAAAACAGGAGGTTTTGAAGTGCAAAATGGTGTTTTTTATGATTTTTGTAAGAAGGCATTAGCACATCCCGAACGTCATTTTTTCTTTATTATCGATGAAATAAATAGAGGAAATTTGAGTAAAATTTTTGGCGAACTCATGATGCTCATCGAAGCCGACAAAAGAGATGAAAAATTTTCGTTAAAACTCACTTATTCCGAAGAGGAAGAAGACCGTTTTTATATTCCTAAAAATCTCTATCTTATTGGTACAATGAATACAGCTGACCGTTCGCTGGCAATGGTGGATTATGCGCTCAGAAGGCGTTTTGCTTTTGTGAGTTTGAAACCTGACTTTGGAGAGAAATTTAAAAGTTTTCTTTCTCAAAAAGAGATTTCAGAAACTCTTA
This is a stretch of genomic DNA from Bernardetia sp. MNP-M8. It encodes these proteins:
- a CDS encoding alpha/beta hydrolase-fold protein, which encodes MKKHSLSLIFILITQFIISQSFAQEKQVFPFGVIEEIESKELSEKRTLNIYLPQGYHPDSAIVYPVIYVLDGSQYEDFPHIAGLTQFMNMYEILPKSIVVGISNLGKSRYRDFTYPSDDKQDLKAIPNNGGSEKFIAYLENEVMPLIEKNYKTDSHKTIIGQSLGGLLATEILFKKPYLFDDYIIVSPSLWWDNQKMVKDSIFFLKNLSKSVAENKAENTKYKKRIFVSLGEEHPTMHKVADKLVDSIKKLEETKNGTITLFYEPILDQNHATILHLAVYKAFEKFYKKEEEKKK
- the rsmI gene encoding 16S rRNA (cytidine(1402)-2'-O)-methyltransferase; this translates as MENTEKNIENQTSLYLVPTPIGNLADITLRALETLKKVDLILAEDTRKTGVLLKHYEIKQPLQSYHAHNEHHTVQKWIEQMQQGSVFALVSDAGTPAISDPGFLLVREALKANLNIECLTGATAFVPALVKSGLPSERFCFEGFLPHKKGRKTHLDALAEEKRTFILYESPHRLIKTLTQLAEVCGTDRNASVSRELTKVYEETKNGTLEEIISYFSNEGTIKGEFVIVVEGQTKPSKSVMIKK
- a CDS encoding amidohydrolase: MKLPLLQLSFFSHLFVLVLFIVMSSTLSSCSSKEAVDLIVHNAKVYTVDSTFSQQEAFAIRDGKFVEIGKSREILKKYTSARIVDAQKNYILPGIIDAHAHLYWLGQKLEEADVSKAKSLEEVITILQQYREANPDKKWIKGYGWNQNNWSPAILPTKEKLDEAFPDIPVFLKRIDEHVALVNQKALSEARINQYSRMPKGGTLGVYETKGEQGKLNKEQGLKGLNGLLYETAINLATDKMPTLTEEEMKRAFQGAEKVCFQNGVTSVGDALMDKKMFELLDSMHREKSLKLRIYAMIDPTEENQDYFLDKGTIKTDRLHAGALKLFADGTLGSYGAAMLEAYSDSASMYGAMWRSTDEYRQLIKKFADKGFQVNTHCIGDSANRIFLDLYGEFLGTEENKNKDLRWRIEHAQVVHHDDLKKFKKFKIIPSVQPTHAISDMPWVETRLGRVRMGHAYAYRELYEQNNRIAFGTDFPIEAVNPFATFHAAVARQDGLGNPKEGFQIENAVTREVALKAMTIWAAHAAFEENEKGSIEAGKFADFILIDTDIMKTDNRLLRNTHVLQTYVNGEMVYISN
- a CDS encoding N-acetylglucosamine kinase, giving the protein MILYADSGSTKTDWALKTEDGKILTWKSGGWNPYFLSTQQMIEEGKDFINKSYLENQNESSDYLEEYLYKVTKVQFYGAGCSTEENRKIVCAALETLFPQAKKIEVAHDLLGAAHSAYNDSENQKGIVLILGTGSNACLYNGNKITQELTNLGFWLGDEGSGGFLGKKLVIDFLYNRLSKEIHYLFYQKYKLNREIVLKRAYQEPKPNEFFASFVPFLYKYKDDSFVRNLIATTFDEFLNRIEEEFKDLNLNFYAVGSVAYFFEEILKERIAKRKGNLVRVVKSPIEGLVGKS
- a CDS encoding AAA family ATPase, which produces MQKTKEEIAKSNNENHNYFKFSPGEQATKWIQFYKKNIIAVNYQNLGVGDISTYTSQEELTNAIDKSLHNRTNLIWNLWLFKDANIGDVVFANEGVNKCIGIGIIESNYFYDENTNEDGFNHIRKVKWITNKTYQHTGKNGRLFRPDTFSPTNNYKIILEQYLLKYPELIEIFEKYNLPVNIDIAQELDEQNEYEEQKNEIENENYWWLNANPKIWSISESKVGDTQTYTALTDKGHKRNTYRNFENVKKKDIVLGYESTPTKQIKAIYEITKPLHEIENEKLIEFKLIEKLEIPISWKELKNNEELKDCPVLRNNQGSLFEVSKQDYKIIRAIIEEKEEIERQLTKKENIKKYHFLEDKDKPFISEEQFLQTVEILKRKKNIILQGAAGVGKTFIARKLAYQIMGETNNLNIEMVQFHQSYSYEDFIQGLRPTKTGGFEVQNGVFYDFCKKALAHPERHFFFIIDEINRGNLSKIFGELMMLIEADKRDEKFSLKLTYSEEEEDRFYIPKNLYLIGTMNTADRSLAMVDYALRRRFAFVSLKPDFGEKFKSFLSQKEISETLITHISNSIQKVNQEIAKDINLGEGFQIGHSYFCDYEKKKQEENVWFNQVIQFEIQPLLDEIWFDDSEKVREMMKILWIN